Proteins encoded by one window of Deltaproteobacteria bacterium:
- the purD gene encoding phosphoribosylamine--glycine ligase — translation MKVLVVGGGGREHSLVWKLNQSSRVTGVYCAPGNAGIAREATTVPIAVDDIPSLIEFAGKEGIGLTCVGPELPLTLGIVDAFESEGLRIFGASRGAAEIEGSKVFTKDLLAKYNIPSGTYEVFGEADSALDYLKKVDAPIVVKADGLAAGKGAIVCMTIEEAEEAVRIIMEERRFGDAGDRIVIEEFLTGEEASFLAFSDGKTVLPMATSQDHKPIFDGDKGPNTGGMGAYSPAPVVTPGLFDRIMEEIMIPTVQAMAAEGRPYKGVLYAGLMIQNGMAKVLEFNARFGDPEAQPLFMRMDGDLVDVMEAVIDERLDSVTLDWHDDASICVVMASGGYPGSYEKGKSISGLEKAEAMEDVKVFHAGTAEKDGRIVTSGGRVLGVTARGMDIRHAIERAYRACEVITWEGAQYRRDIGAKAMKYLDK, via the coding sequence ATGAAGGTTTTAGTAGTTGGCGGTGGGGGAAGAGAACACAGCCTTGTGTGGAAACTCAACCAGTCGTCCCGGGTGACCGGGGTGTACTGCGCTCCGGGCAATGCCGGGATCGCCAGGGAAGCGACGACGGTCCCCATCGCCGTCGACGACATCCCCTCCCTCATCGAATTTGCCGGGAAGGAGGGGATCGGCCTGACCTGCGTCGGTCCGGAACTTCCTCTCACGCTGGGAATAGTGGACGCATTTGAAAGTGAGGGGTTGAGGATTTTCGGGGCCAGCCGTGGGGCGGCCGAGATCGAGGGCAGCAAGGTCTTTACCAAGGACCTCCTGGCAAAGTACAACATCCCGTCGGGAACCTATGAGGTCTTCGGCGAGGCGGATTCCGCACTGGATTACCTGAAGAAGGTCGATGCTCCAATCGTCGTCAAGGCGGATGGTCTGGCCGCCGGAAAGGGCGCCATCGTCTGTATGACCATCGAGGAGGCCGAGGAGGCCGTCCGGATCATTATGGAGGAACGCAGGTTCGGTGACGCCGGAGACAGGATTGTCATCGAGGAATTCCTCACCGGTGAGGAGGCATCCTTTCTGGCGTTTTCGGACGGAAAAACCGTTCTCCCCATGGCAACATCCCAGGATCATAAACCGATTTTCGACGGGGATAAAGGGCCCAACACAGGCGGCATGGGAGCCTACTCGCCGGCGCCCGTGGTGACCCCCGGGCTCTTTGACCGGATCATGGAGGAGATCATGATCCCCACCGTTCAGGCCATGGCAGCGGAAGGAAGGCCCTATAAGGGTGTGCTCTACGCCGGTCTTATGATCCAGAACGGCATGGCCAAGGTCCTGGAGTTTAACGCCCGTTTCGGCGATCCCGAGGCCCAGCCCCTGTTCATGCGTATGGACGGTGATCTGGTTGACGTCATGGAGGCCGTTATCGACGAGCGCCTTGATTCGGTCACGCTGGACTGGCACGACGACGCCTCCATCTGTGTTGTCATGGCCTCGGGCGGCTATCCCGGATCCTACGAGAAAGGTAAGTCCATAAGCGGCCTGGAAAAAGCGGAGGCCATGGAGGATGTCAAGGTTTTTCACGCCGGTACGGCGGAGAAGGACGGCCGAATAGTCACCTCCGGAGGCAGGGTCCTTGGGGTCACCGCCAGGGGCATGGACATCCGACACGCTATCGAGAGAGCCTACCGCGCCTGCGAGGTTATTACCTGGGAAGGCGCCCAGTATCGGCGGGACATAGGGGCCAAAGCGATGAAGTACCTGGATAAATAA
- the purE gene encoding 5-(carboxyamino)imidazole ribonucleotide mutase has translation MEKFDVLILMGSNSDREMMTEAALILTEFGVAHRVETASAHRSPERVRRLVKEADRTGCSVFIAGAGKAAHLAGVVASHTTRPVIGVPLPSSPLQGMDSLLSTVQMPCGIPVATMALGKTGAQNAALLAVSILALSNDGLSQKLAKKRSDMAETFEE, from the coding sequence ATGGAAAAGTTCGACGTACTCATATTGATGGGCAGCAATTCAGATCGTGAAATGATGACTGAGGCAGCCCTGATCCTGACGGAGTTCGGGGTTGCCCACAGGGTTGAAACCGCCTCGGCGCACCGATCGCCGGAACGGGTCCGCCGTCTGGTAAAAGAGGCCGACAGGACAGGATGCTCGGTTTTCATCGCCGGGGCCGGCAAAGCGGCCCACCTGGCAGGGGTGGTTGCCTCCCATACCACCAGGCCGGTCATCGGTGTGCCCCTTCCATCCTCACCGCTGCAGGGGATGGACTCTCTCCTGTCCACGGTCCAGATGCCCTGCGGCATCCCCGTGGCCACCATGGCCCTGGGGAAAACCGGGGCGCAGAACGCCGCCCTCCTGGCTGTTTCCATCCTGGCCCTGTCTAATGACGGCCTTTCACAAAAACTTGCCAAAAAACGCTCCGACATGGCCGAAACCTTTGAGGAATAG